In one Lycium barbarum isolate Lr01 chromosome 7, ASM1917538v2, whole genome shotgun sequence genomic region, the following are encoded:
- the LOC132604310 gene encoding cytosolic Fe-S cluster assembly factor NBP35 gives MENGEIPENAPEHCPGPQSETAGKGDACQGCPNQEICATAPKGPDPDLVAIVERMATVKHKILVLSGKGGVGKSTFSAQLAFALAAMDFQVGLLDIDICGPSIPKMLGLEGQEIHQSNIGWSPVYVESNLGVMSIGFMLPNPDEAVIWRGPRKNGLIKQFLKEVYWGELDFLVVDAPPGTSDEHISIVQFLQATGIDGAVIVTTPQQVSLIDVRKEVSFCKKVGVEVLGVVENMSGLSQPLSEFKFMRTSETGEQKDMTEWAMSYMKEKAPEMLNLIALTDVFDSSGGGAAKMCSDMGVPFLGKVPLDPHLCKAAEEGRSCFLDDKCRASAPALKMLIEKMLAQKNISAENGA, from the exons ATGGAAAACGGTGAAATCCCAGAGAATGCTCCTGAAC ATTGCCCAGGTCCACAATCTGAAACAGCAGGGAAAGGTGATGCTTGTCAAGGATGCCCTAATCAAGAAATTTGTGCTACTGCTCCTAAAGGACCTGACCCGG ACTTGGTTGCAATAGTCGAGAGAATGGCAACTGTGAAGCACAAAATACTAGTTTTATCTGGCAAAGGTGGAGTTGGTAAGAGTACGTTTTCAGCTCAACTTGCTTTTGCATTGGCAGCTATGGATTTTCAAGTAGGTCTCCTCGACATTGATATCTGTGGGCCCAGCATCCCAAAGATGCTTGGTCTCGAAGGACAAGAGATTCACCAGAGTAACATTGGATGGTCCCCTGTTTATGTCGAGTCTAACCTTGGGGTCATGTCAATTGGTTTCATGCTGCCCAACCCTGATGAAGCTGTCATATGGAGAGGACCCCGCAAGAACGGTCTAATTAAGCAATTTCTCAAAGAAGTTTATTGGGGAGAGCTTGATTTTCTTGTGGTTGATGCTCCACCTGGGACCTCCGATGAGCATATTTCGATCGTTCAATTCCTCCAAGCAACTGGAATAGATGGCGCAGTCATAGTCACAACCCCACAACAGGTATCTTTAATAGACGTTAGGAAAGAAGTTAGTTTTTGCAAGAAAGTCGGAGTGGAGGTTCTTGGCGTTGTTGAGAACATGAGTGGTCTTTCCCAGCCGCTTTCGGAATTCAAATTCATGAGAACGTCAGAGACTGGTGAGCAGAAAGACATGACCGAGTGGGCCATGTCTTATATGAAAGAAAAAGCCCCAGAAATGCTAAACTTGATTGCCTTAACTGACGTTTTTGATAGCAGTGGTGGAGGTGCTGCGAAGATGTGCAGTGATATGGGTGTTCCTTTTTTGGGGAAAGTACCACTTGATCCTCACCTATGTAAAGCAGCTGAAGAAGGAAGATCATGCTTTTTAGATGATAAATGTCGTGCAAGTGCACCTGCGCTCAAGATGCTTATAGAGAAGATGTTGGCTCAGAAAAATATCTCAGCAGAGAATGGAGCATAA